The Acropora muricata isolate sample 2 chromosome 4, ASM3666990v1, whole genome shotgun sequence genome contains the following window.
AGCGCGAgcggaataattgttttataatgTATCGTACAAAATTGGCCTTGTTAGAACCCTTTTAGATAGAACCTTCAAAATCAACAACACGTGATCGGGCTTTAACAATGACGTTAAGCACGTCACTTTCATTTTACGTAAAAAAACTTTTCCCTTCACATATTACTAGGGCCCAGACTACATATTACTAGGGCCCAGACCCCCTCATCTGATGGTGACCAAGTTCAAAAGCTCAGCGAAGATTGCGTAAACTTGTTAAACGGTTTTGCGTCGATTTAGACATTAAGCTCGTATTCTCTTCCTTTAAGATCCGCAACATGTTCAGTGTGAAGGATCCTGTGCCTTTCCATCTCCGTTCTCGTGTCTTATATCAATTTACTTGTGCAGGATGTAATGCCTGCTACGTCGGAGAAACATTCCGACACATTTCGACACGCATTCGTGAGCATCTGGGAAGGGACAGGACCTCTCACATTTTCCAACATTTGCAAAACTCTGAGGAAAGTCGAAGAGTTGCTTTTCGATTTTAGATACAGCACACAATCGTTTTCAGTTGATACTTAAAGGGGCTGCTCATATCCGCTGGACCAATCCGAGTCTTAATAGCTAGGCAGCTAAAACACGCGCAGCTAACTTTATCTTTTTAGCTATATTTCCGCTTtagcatttctttgttttttgcagttttttttcacTTGCAACTGACGATGATCCATGATCgttcgaaacatgttttgcaaacttaaaattattgttgattttttaagaatattAGTTTACCTGCTTCTATCCCGACCATTtgaaaattcattacctgacgagagaattccgcgttaaattgcacgcgaaaaccgatatcgcacgaatcggttttcaagtgcaatttgtataggtaatagcatgatttgtagtgatatttggcataaataccaggagtgatatttcaaaactgttttatataatttcacgagccgttaggcgagtgaaatttggggcaattttgaaatatcacgagtggtatttatgccaaatatcacgtacaattcatgccattacttgtttatactacaacctgagaaattcagtcatctaatgccatgtgtttattttcgtcgagttgtttcgcttcgtaggcgagaaAATTGGTTTCGAATTAAGTTCTTGTTTTcagcccagctggtccagataTTGCGCCAGGTCGATGtgcttttctcagtattttgatTTTCCGAATGTTCTTTTAGTTCTttatctcctgatttcaaaatctagaaatctttccgccatttttgcgtaactcgtgcgacgagattatttcgcgattttgggttaccatagtaactgtaatttttaaatgtaggtacttcaaattaagctgaagtACAACTGctcttagccaatcaaattgcagaaatttcttaGGTAGTTGTATCGCATAATTGATTAAAATCTTGgaacaaaaaaacagcaataacaTTGTTTGGTTTCATCCTGAGCGCGCGCCccagaaagccatttcaaattcaactgtcaaaactgtcattttgttAGCAAATAAAAAATGACTTTGCCATCTAGCGACTTATCAGTTTATGATCCTCAATGTTTCACAAATGTTTTGAATCAAATCCCTTATGATTGCCAGTGGTGGAGATCAGTTAGTTTAAAACAACTTCtgcaatttatttttaaggCCAATTTTATGTCACTCGACTCTCGGTAAATTAGGCAAAATGTGTTCAAATGCTCGCAATTGTGCGCTGATCAAACTTGAACATTCCACTGAAGTTTCACTGACTGGGTTGGCACAACCAGTTCTTAAGTGAAGAAAGTTAATGAAAAGTCCCTGTTGTTGCAGGGTCATGTCTCGCCGTCAAAACCTTACATTTGATTTCTGACGTTGCTAAAGTGAGTGCTGTTATTTTCGCGACATTGAAGTCCCGCGAAGAAAAGGTGCGGTGAAAATTCAAGACGCCAGACTTAGTGATCTACTTAAAAACCGTTATTTTTAGTTTGCCGTCCACTACTCGGAGTATGCAAGCGAGTAGGAGGGTTCAAAGTCCGATTCAACGCATTTCCTTATTTCTCATCATCTGACTCATCATGCTGAATAATTTCCTATAACACTCCCAATCCTTACTAAAAGGTACTTGACAGCGCCATCGAGTTAACTAGCACCTTGGTCACTTATATCAGTGTTCTTTGAAAGCGTGTTCTGTTTCTGGCATTGTTTAAGATTTCATCCTGTTGCTTGTTGCGATTCTATTCCGTTATggctaaataaaataaaataaacgcaaATGGATTTTTAAAAACGAGCACTGGTTACTTGATTCGCGAAATTAAATCAAAATCGCGAAATTTAAGTCCCGCCAAATATTCCTATTCAAAATTTTCACGCCAAAATAAGTTATACTAGGGAACCTTTACATTCGAGGAGGAGaatgagtacgagatttgactgccgtCTTTTTgtgaaaatacttagaaaatttataaTCGGGGCAATTAATAGTAAATAGGTTAATAGTATAGGTTaatcagttattcttattgctggaaaagatcgaaaaatgccaaacttTAAGCGCCTGGGCTGAGTTCGCAAAGCAATTTCAACTGACGCTGTTTGTCGAGGTTGCACCTTAGCTTCTCAAACGCAACTGAAATAGGGTTTTAGGTTAAAAGGGTAACATAAGATGTTACAAGTTAACTTGTCCTGTTTTCTGACTGAGCTCGTCTCGAGTTGGTGGACCACGGACATCTTAATAATCGCTGAACAGCCTTTCGTATTTCCACGACTCGCCAAAGATAAACCAACGGATTTAAGGATGAGTTCATGAAGATCACAGTTCCCGCAAGTTGAAGAACAATATATTTGGTTACACTCCAACCCGTGACTTGAATAACAAATGACATACAAAAGTAAGGAAAGCAGAATAGGAACAAGAAAAAGCAGATGTAGAAAGTGTTGACGGCAGATTTTGTCGAGATGGCAAAAAATCGATGTGAAGTGTTTTTTCGTTGAGAGCTCGTCCGAGTTTGCGTCTTTATCTGAGTTTGATGTCGCCTGACAATTCGAAAGATTTTAAAATACATCAGGACCATGGTAGAAAAACAGATAGAGAACAACGAGATCACAACACCATAATATGCTTTAGAGCGGTCTAGCGTCCACACTAATCCCAACAATGCAGCTGTTAAGAAACCAAACGCGATAAGAACGATGACCTTTTTGGTTGTCACAATCATTTGGTAGCGCATGTGAAGGTAGAACATGAGGTAGCGATCTATACTGATGAAAGTTACTATCACAAGAGAGGCCCCCGATAAGATGACTGAGAGGACATCGAAAGCCGAATTTAGATCTTTAGGACTTCCTTCTTTGGTAAGTAAGCTGAAAAGGCATTTTGCAACTTCCATGGGTTGAATAAACATGCCCACGGAAAAATCCGTCAATGCAAGGCCAAAGAGTAAGGTGTTGGATTGCGAATGCAACGAAGGACTCTTCCATATTGTCATGAGCACAATGCCATTGCCAAATGCCGCTGAAAGCGAAGTGCACGCATTGATGACACAATTAGTGATGAGAAAAGTTCGAAGCTTTGCAAGGTCCCCATTGGTAATAGCTGAATGGTTAGTGTTCAAAAGGTATATCTGATTTCGCAGATCACTGAAATATTCCATTTGACTGGAGCAGTTTCAAGCATGAAATAGGAAAAGTTCTCGACGTGTTTGTGGCTCAAGGAGTAAGCAAAAGCTTCCTCTGCAAGTGAAAGTTAGTGAATTAGAAAATgtcattatttatgtaaatttcaagTCGTCACCTGCTTTTTCTAGCAAAAGAGTATTATTAACTTGAACATTATCTATTGCTCTTTCGAATTCTTTCCCGCGCTGCTAAGCTG
Protein-coding sequences here:
- the LOC136912964 gene encoding melanocyte-stimulating hormone receptor-like → MEYFSDLRNQIYLLNTNHSAITNGDLAKLRTFLITNCVINACTSLSAAFGNGIVLMTIWKSPSLHSQSNTLLFGLALTDFSVGMFIQPMEVAKCLFSLLTKEGSPKDLNSAFDVLSVILSGASLVIVTFISIDRYLMFYLHMRYQMIVTTKKVIVLIAFGFLTAALLGLVWTLDRSKAYYGVVISLFSICFSTMVLMYFKIFRIVRRHQTQIKTQTRTSSQRKNTSHRFFAISTKSAVNTFYICFFLFLFCFPYFCMSFVIQVTGWSVTKYIVLQLAGTVIFMNSSLNPLVYLWRVVEIRKAVQRLLRCPWSTNSRRAQSENRTS